Proteins encoded by one window of Brienomyrus brachyistius isolate T26 unplaced genomic scaffold, BBRACH_0.4 scaffold67, whole genome shotgun sequence:
- the LOC125725449 gene encoding protocadherin Fat 4 → MGNVILFPAFIFMCCFFSHNVRGNPIGTSTINCKSGSYDILPTVAEGYNGAVEKLTGIDPGESVVLMGFPFPEDLQFLELNFTLGDTFAVVQTKSPLDPDILTDTNGELGYSVQCVSTEVQNIRILKINDINDNPPVFKQNEYRKTISEALPVGSLVEKVEAVDADVSTVNNRVTYSILDLVQDKFMIESDGNIFLMSTLNYNLANSYNFTVEARDVGGLTDTTEVFFKVEDFDNTSPYFQHSLYHATIQENQIGMFRDILPEAILAKDGDTGINDPVSYSINQVSPDKYQSYFSIDETTGVITVVLSLDREEISSIILNIQAAQVSDNLKTANAAVSLNIEDVNDNQPEFDKSSYFSSILENSPNGFILFRPIISDKDEGGFNGTLEVLPETVPFSFSSDGTLMVKDYTLLDRETVPSFTFQIKARENQAPFRFALADVNVTLLDENDNSPQSNSSMYEGKVFNNQTVGIWVTKVTAEDPDEGPNGRVKYAIVGGNQDGYFNIDEDTGDISLSKEIPFRENEVLRFSLFVTARDEGTPARASSLLVNILAPGDTKPQFLSPTYGGRVQEEMEPPVEILKVTFLSVSPINEVDLQVMTHGDKFSIDSEGHFSTLKKLDYESEKNYTVSVSISDGTSHDQATVLVEVTDINDNSPVFTPNSTNVPVPEDTEIGTSVMKMAARDSDEGFNGKLFYSLQGGEGKFRIDSQSGEVFLASELDRETLAEIRMEVVARDQGQPPQSATGSILLTVTDVNDNPPQFPLTEFQVAVPENAAVGTIVLGLAAVDPDEGPNAVISYHIAQQSPSSDLPVFILDPNSGDLQLDQPLDFETVKEYVLLVEASDSGRPRLNGTCSVMVRVQDVNDNAPEFGKEKYDVAVYENLPSGAPCVTLDVTDKDEAGFSNGHFVLISDVFGINKQGTVLLNSNATLDREEWAHYVLQVVAVDSHVDGLSATAQLIITVLDVNDNDPQFSPHPELVQVPEGEYSPESPKELCHIGTTDADEGDNGRVTLSIFSSDANRLFEIREDGTLLAVSPLDREMKDVYELVIVASDEGIPVRKNVTGITVSILDENDNDPEFSQEIYVIRILVKDAKEGDTVLTLSATDKDIGNNSLISYSFSSESPFLLLDSKTGVITLTSNVRDVTEDTTFNLTALAQDKGEPSRSSTATVQVFLWWNNSTSDIIFESYKYNFSVVENEPSATVVGTVKALSQSDTVQVTYSLKLYEELFSVDHDGMIRTRQMLDRESQEWYTLAVEATDSRARSTSALAMVTVQVQDVNEAPVFNRTSYSASIFNSSPYKHPVVQVKATDPDVGENGQLEYSLQEASPLFDVEPSTGQVYVVSLQGQTGQVALHVKATDSQGLFATAKVEVIVERSSTSDIVVISIAEAANTVEKKAPQLEKSLEQVLDMSITVISIWAAGSIRQRSSRSDVATNIGFIATDSRQNIVPSEQVRSELENRREKMEEQLKIVFGQEMTFTIENPSEVPGPDQATVITLGVLLGLSVAVLLAISPALFVMVRKVKRTKDGGDTHCIISRNSMDVPAHLKKSPSSARKDGDGDTDSNDHTYEL, encoded by the exons GGGCTGTGGAAAAATTGACTGGTATCGATCCAGGCGAGAGTGTGGTGCTCATGGGATTTCCATTTCCGGAAGACTTGCAGTTCCTGGAGCTGAATTTCACACTTGGAGATACGTTCGCGGTAGTGCAGACTAAAAGCCCACTGGATCCTGACATCCTGACTGAT ACAAATGGTGAGCTTGGCTACTCAGTGCAATGTGTGAGCACAGAG GTTCAAAACATAAGGATactgaaaataaatgacatcaaTGACAATCCGCCCGTTTTTAAGCAGAATGAATACCGGAAAACGATATCTGAG GCACTCCCTGTGGGCTCACTGGTAGAGAAGGTTGAAGCGGTGGATGCAGATGTTAGCACAGTAAACAACAGAGTAACATATTCTATACTG GACCTAGTACAAGACAAATTTATGATTGAAAGTGATGGGAATATCTTTCTCATGAGTACCCTAAACTACAACTTAGCCAACAGCTACAACTTCACAGTGGAAGCTCGG gaTGTAGGGGGATTGACAGACACCACTGAAGTGTTTTTTAAAGTTGAGGACTTTGACAACACCAGTCCTTACTTTCAACACAGCCTGTATCATGCAACCATACAGGAAAACCAA ATAGGGATGTTCAGAGATATTCTCCCTGAAGCCATCCTCGCCAAAGATGGTGACACCGGCATTAATGATCCTGTGAGCTACAGCATTAACCAAG TTTCTCCAGATAAGTATCAGTCTTACTTCAGCATTGATGAAACGACTGGTGTCATCACCGTAGTATTATCGCTAGACAGAGAGGAGATCAGCTCCATCATTTTGAACATCCAG GCCGCTCAAGTGTCCGATAATCTGAAAACGGCAAACGCTGCAGTTTCTTTAAATATTGAAGACGTCAACGACAACCAGCCTGAGTTCGACAAAAGCAGTTACTTCAGCAGTATTCTCGAAAATTCCCCAAATGGCTTCATCCTCTTCAGGCCAATAATCAGCGACAAAGACGAA GGAGGGTTTAACGGAACACTTGAAGTTCTTCCGGAGACCGTCCCTTTCTCGTTCTCTTCCGACGGCACCCTGATGGTCAAGGATTACACTCTTCTAGACAGAGAAACAGTCCCCAGCTTTACCTTTCAG ATCAAAGCTCGAGAAAACCAGGCTCCTTTCCGTTTCGCCTTGGCAGACGTCAACGTGACTCTTTTGGACGAAAATGATAACAGTCCCCAGTCTAACAGCTCCATGTATGAAGGAAAGGTTTTTAACAATCAAACAGTGGGCATATGGGTCACTAAG GTTACAGCTGAAGATCCAGATGAGGGCCCAAATGGGCGAGTAAAATACGCCATAGTAGGAGGAAACCAGGACGGCTATTTTAACATTGACGAGGACACAGGGGACATCTCGCTAAGCAAAGAGATCCCTTTCAGGGAGAATGAAGTGCTCAGGTTCTCCCTGTTTGTGACAGCAAGAGACG AGGGAACACCAGCGCGTGCTTCATCGCTGCTGGTAAACATCCTGGCACCTGGTGACACCAAACCTCAGTTCCTCAGCCCCACCTACGGGGGTCGCGTGCAGGAGGAAATGGAACCACCAGTTGAGATCCTGAAG GTGACCTTCCTGTCAGTATCACCCATAAATGAAGTGGACCTGCAGGTCATGACACACGGAGACAAATTCTCCATCGATTCAGAGGGCCACTTCTCAACCTTGAAGAAACTGGACTATGAGAGCGAGAAGAACTACACAGTGTCTGTGTCCATCTCGGACGGCACGAGTCACGACCAAGCCACTGTGCTCGTGGAAGTGACCGACATCAATGACAATTCCCCGGTATTTACACCGAATTCCACCAATGTCCCAGTTCCTGAGGACACTGAGATTGGTACCAGTGTGATGAAGATGGCAGCCAGAGATAGCGATGAGGGCTTCAACGGTAAGCTTTTCTACTCACTACAAGGAGGAGAAGGGAAGTTCAGGATCGATTCTCAGTCTGGCGAAGTCTTTCTGGCCAGTGAGCTTGACAGAGAGACTTTGGCTGAAATCCGGATGGAGGTTGTCGCCCGAGACCAAGGCCAGCCTCCCCAGTCAGCTACAGGCAGCATACTCCTCACGGTGACCGACGTGAATGACAACCCCCCCCAGTTTCCGTTGACAGAGTTCCAGGTGGCAGTGCCAGAGAATGCCGCTGTGGGTACCATTGTTCTCGGGCTGGCCGCTGTGGACCCGGACGAGGGTCCCAATGCCGTAATCAGCTACCACATTGCGCAGCAGAGTCCTTCCTCCGATTTGCCCGTCTTCATCCTGGACCCAAATTCTGGGGACCTGCAGCTTGACCAACCTCTGGATTTCGAGACAGTCAAAGAGTACGTCCTGCTGGTGGAGGCCTCAGACAGCGGGAGGCCGAGACTCAATGGAACATGCTCTGTTATGGTCCGGGTTCAGGATGTAAACGATAACGCACCCGAGTTCGGGAAGGAGAAGTACGATGTTGCCGTTTATGAGAACCTGCCCAGCGGAGCTCCCTGCGTTACGCTGGATGTCACAGATAAAGACGAG GCTGGGTTTTCAAATGGTCACTTTGTTCTAATAAGTGACGTCTTTGGCATAAACAAGCAAGGCACCGTACTTCTCAACAGCAATGCGACCTTAGATAGAGAAGAATGGGCTCATTATGTCTTACAG GTGGTGGCAGTGGACTCTCATGTTGATGGGCTGAGTGCTACAGCTCAACTCATTATCACTGTCTTGGACGTCAACGACAACGACCCGCAGTTCTCCCCCCACCCGGAACTCGTTCAGGTTCCCGAGGGGGAGTACTCACCCGAGTCCCCCAAGGAGCTCTGCCACATCGGCACCACCGACGCCGATGAaggcgacaacggcagggtcacCTTGTCCATATTCTCGTCTGACGCTAACCGGTTGTTCGAGATCAGAGAG GATGGGACTCTCCTTGCGGTGTCCCCCTTGGATCGGGAAATGAAGGACGTCTACGAGCTTGTGATAGTTGCCTCTGATGAGGGGATACCGGTGAGGAAG AATGTCACTGGTATCACAGTTAGCATCTTGGATGAGAATGACAATGACCCAGAGTTCAGCCAGGAAATATATGTTATAAGAATCCTGGTGAAGGACGCTAAGGAGGGAGACACTGTACTGACACTGTCGGCCACGGACAAGGACATTGGCAACAACTCGCTCATCTCCTATAG CTTCTCTTCGGAAAGCCCTTTCCTGCTATTGGACAGCAAGACTGGAGTGATCACCCTGACCTCCAATGTGCGAGATGTTACAGAGGACACAACATTCAACCTCACTGCTCTGGCCCAGGACAAAGGGGAACCTTCACGGTCCTCTACAG CCACAGTCCAGGTCTTCCTGTGGTGGAACAACAGCACATCAGACATCATTTTCGAGAGCTACAAGTACAACTTCAGCGTTGTTGAGAATGAACCGAGCGCAACAGTGGTGGGCACAGTGAAAGCCCTTTCGCAAAGTGACACGGTCCAAGTCACTTACTCCCTCAAGTTGTACGAGGAGCTCTTCTCTGTGGATCACGATGGTATGATCAGGACACGGCAGATGCTGGACAGGGAGTCGCAGGAGTGGTACACCCTGGCTGTGGAGGCTACGGACTCCAGGGCTCGTTCTACCTCCGCTCTTGCCATG GTGACTGTGCAGGTGCAGGATGTGAATGAAGCTCCTGTATTCAACAGGACAAGCTACTCGGCCAGCATCTTCAACAGCTCTCCATACAAACACCCAGTCGTTCAAGTGAAG GCAACAGACCCAGATGTGGGGGAGAACGGGCAGCTGGAGTACAGCCTGCAGGAGGCCAGCCCTCTGTTCGACGTGGAGCCCTCCACTGGGCAGGTGTATGTGGTGTCTCTGCAGGGTCAGACAGGACAGGTGGCTCTGCACGTGAAGGCCACTGACTCTCAGGGGCTCTTTGCCACAGCCAAAGTGGAG GTTATCGTGGAGAGAAGCTCCACCAGCGACATCGTGGTCATCTCCATCGCCGAAGCTGCCAACACTGTGGAGAAAAAAGCTCCGCAGCTAGAGAA GTCACTTGAACAGGTCCTGGACATGAGCATCACAGTCATCAGCATCTGGGCAGCGGGCAGCATAAGGCAGCGGTCCTCAAGGTCAGACGTGGCGACGAACATCGGCTTCATCGCCACGGACTCCAGGCAAAACATCGTGCCCTCTGAACAAGTCCGGAG CGAGCTGGAGAATCGGAGGGAGAAGATGGAGGAGCAGCTGAAGATTGTGTTTGGACAGGAAATGACGTTCACCATCGAGAACCCCTCTGAAGTGCCGGGCCCTGACCAGGCTACGGTCATCACTCTGGGCGTGCTCCTGGGTCTCAGTGTTGCCGTTTTACTGGCCATATCGCCGGCGTTATTTGTGATGGTCAG GAAGGTGAAGAGGACTAAAGATGGTGGCGATACGCACTGCATAATCTCCAG AAATTCAATGGATGTCCCGGCGCACCTG AAGAAGAGTCCCTCTAGTGCCAGGAAGGACGGGGACGGGGACACGGACAGCAATGACCACACGTATGAGCTCTGA